A region from the Mucilaginibacter sp. CSA2-8R genome encodes:
- a CDS encoding DUF4142 domain-containing protein translates to MKKLLYLGAITLSLISATACNDNRKAKNYNEKTLVDDMALSFIKKANEAGLAEIKAATLAKSKSQNPKVVGFANMMITDHTAAGKELQQIADKKYVAHEDDVISQDHQMMIDSLSKLNGPQFDKAYMTMMVTDHAKVVALFSDMTRNTSKTINNYVAKYLPKLQEHLNSAKSINASL, encoded by the coding sequence ATGAAAAAACTACTTTATTTAGGCGCCATTACCTTATCTTTAATTTCGGCAACGGCTTGTAACGACAATCGGAAAGCTAAAAACTATAATGAGAAAACGCTTGTAGATGATATGGCTTTGTCGTTCATCAAAAAAGCCAACGAAGCTGGGCTGGCTGAAATTAAGGCAGCTACCTTAGCTAAAAGTAAGTCACAGAACCCTAAAGTTGTGGGTTTTGCCAACATGATGATTACAGATCATACTGCCGCCGGCAAAGAATTACAGCAGATAGCAGATAAAAAATACGTAGCTCACGAAGACGATGTAATTAGTCAGGACCATCAAATGATGATTGATAGCTTAAGTAAACTGAACGGCCCACAGTTTGACAAAGCCTATATGACGATGATGGTTACTGATCATGCTAAAGTAGTTGCATTATTTAGCGATATGACCCGCAATACCAGCAAAACAATTAACAACTATGTGGCTAAATATCTGCCTAAATTACAAGAGCATTTAAACTCGGCCAAGTCAATAAACGCCTCGTTATAA
- a CDS encoding tetratricopeptide repeat protein produces the protein MKLLSRKIIILVLLGLFTAPLAFGQTEALKVVVNNLAYYRQKGELKYLSNAKKSVDSLIKTRKDSSNLDKNIYKSIVYSSIAYIDSTNKLGNPPDFFSKTVDLIDRMSKNKKIYRYQTELNFSKRCLANVFIRNGFDDLRHLNFNNAVVNFEKAQRYAPKFGQINTYIAYANARAGRLQEAVKYYNTLLTADSVKAEYVLAATNIYKTMGDTSEALDVLKKGRRLLPADKGLLLEEANIYNNQNNYKELEPLLKDLIDAYNTDANVFYIAANCYDHLEKYDRAESLYLRANELNSTAYEPVFNLGLLYMKQSANNKNKAEADKNLSRAGLWLQKAYEMSPKNVRLLKLLQLVYTKNGNDDQLNKINYNLQQFTN, from the coding sequence ATGAAGCTATTAAGCCGTAAAATCATCATTCTGGTTTTATTAGGATTGTTTACCGCTCCTTTGGCGTTCGGGCAAACCGAAGCCCTTAAGGTTGTGGTAAACAATCTAGCTTACTATCGCCAAAAAGGCGAACTCAAGTACTTAAGCAATGCCAAAAAATCGGTAGACAGCCTGATTAAAACGCGTAAAGACTCATCCAATCTGGATAAAAATATTTACAAATCCATCGTTTACTCAAGCATAGCCTACATTGATTCTACCAACAAGTTAGGCAACCCGCCCGACTTTTTTTCGAAGACGGTGGATTTGATAGACCGCATGTCTAAGAACAAAAAAATCTACCGTTATCAAACCGAACTCAATTTCTCTAAACGTTGCCTGGCCAACGTTTTCATCCGGAATGGGTTTGATGATCTGCGTCACCTTAATTTTAACAACGCTGTTGTCAATTTTGAAAAGGCCCAGCGGTATGCACCCAAATTTGGCCAAATTAACACTTACATTGCTTATGCTAATGCCCGTGCCGGACGTTTGCAGGAAGCTGTAAAGTATTACAATACATTGTTAACCGCAGATAGCGTTAAGGCAGAATATGTGCTGGCTGCTACCAACATCTATAAGACGATGGGGGATACCTCCGAAGCGTTAGACGTGCTCAAAAAGGGAAGACGCTTATTACCGGCGGACAAAGGTTTGCTGCTCGAAGAGGCTAACATTTATAATAATCAAAACAATTATAAAGAATTAGAGCCGTTATTAAAGGATTTGATAGATGCTTATAACACGGACGCCAACGTGTTTTACATAGCGGCTAACTGCTATGATCATTTGGAAAAATACGATAGGGCAGAGTCTTTATACCTGCGCGCCAATGAATTAAACAGCACCGCTTACGAGCCTGTGTTTAACTTGGGACTGCTTTACATGAAGCAAAGCGCCAATAATAAAAATAAAGCAGAGGCAGATAAAAATTTATCGCGAGCTGGCTTATGGCTACAAAAGGCATATGAAATGTCTCCAAAAAACGTTAGGCTTTTAAAGCTTTTGCAATTGGTTTATACTAAAAACGGAAACGACGACCAACTAAACAAGATAAATTATAATTTGCAACAGTTCACTAATTAG
- the gyrA gene encoding DNA gyrase subunit A: protein MAEDNSQNEDRIIPINIDEEMRSAYIDYSMSVIVGRALPDVRDGLKPVHRRVLFGMLDLGLASGKPFKKSARIVGEVLGKYHPHGDSSVYDTMVRMAQDWSLRYPLVDGQGNYGSIDGDSPAAMRYTEARLQKIAEEMMADINKDTIDYQLNFDDSLEEPSVMPAKIPNLLVNGASGIAVGMATNMAPHNLTEVIDATTALIDNRDIEVPELMNFIKGPDFPTGGIIYGYEGAKDAFETGRGRIVLRARAEIETFNHDRERIIVTEIPYQVNKAHMIERTAELVNEKKIEGISTIRDESNREGIRVVYEVKRDANAAIVLNNLYKYTSLQTSFSVNNIALVKGRPMLLNLKDLIHHFVEHRQEVVVRRTRYDLAEAEKRAHILEGLLIALDHLDEVIRLIRASSTPEDARDGLMTQFGLSEIQARAILDMTLRRLTGLERDKIKDEYAELMKTIDYLKSILADPALQMQIIKEELLEIKEKYGDERKTEMVHSSAEMMTEDFIEDEEVVITISHEGYIKRTPLTEYRRQGRGGKGALGSNSRDEDFIEHLLVASNHNYMLFFTEAGRCFWLRVFEIPEGTRTSKGRAIQNIINIPKEEKIRAYIKVKNLKDQEYLENNFIIMCTSKGTIKKTSLEAYSRPRANGINAININDGDTLLEATLTTGTSEIVMALKSGRAIRFNEATVRPMGRTATGVRGITLEDDNDAVVGMIAINDAETTVLVVSEKGYGKRTDIEDYRVTNRGGKGVKTISVTEKTGKLVAIKDVTDTDDLMIINRSGIIIRIAMNQLRVMGRATQGVRLISFKGNDEIASVAKIEHSEEEELEQAIESSLETNGSDVGEEDTDSPANNAPDDAENE from the coding sequence ATGGCTGAAGATAATTCACAGAACGAAGACAGAATCATTCCTATAAACATTGATGAAGAAATGCGGTCAGCCTACATTGATTATTCAATGTCGGTTATTGTTGGCCGGGCCTTACCCGATGTACGTGACGGTTTAAAACCGGTACACAGACGCGTGCTTTTTGGTATGCTCGATTTGGGTTTAGCCAGCGGCAAGCCGTTTAAAAAGTCAGCCCGTATTGTGGGAGAGGTGTTGGGTAAATATCACCCGCACGGCGACTCATCTGTTTACGACACCATGGTACGTATGGCCCAGGATTGGAGCCTGCGCTATCCGCTGGTAGATGGTCAGGGTAACTATGGTTCTATTGATGGCGACAGCCCTGCGGCTATGCGTTATACCGAGGCCCGTCTGCAAAAAATAGCCGAAGAAATGATGGCTGATATCAATAAAGACACTATTGATTATCAGCTTAACTTTGACGATTCGCTGGAAGAGCCGAGCGTAATGCCGGCCAAAATACCAAACTTGTTAGTTAACGGTGCTTCGGGTATTGCTGTAGGTATGGCCACCAATATGGCGCCACACAATTTAACCGAGGTAATTGATGCCACCACGGCATTGATTGATAACCGCGATATTGAGGTACCGGAATTAATGAACTTCATTAAAGGTCCTGATTTTCCGACCGGTGGTATCATTTATGGTTACGAAGGTGCCAAAGATGCTTTTGAAACCGGCCGTGGCCGTATCGTGTTGCGTGCCCGTGCCGAAATAGAAACGTTTAACCACGACCGCGAGCGCATCATAGTTACCGAAATACCTTACCAGGTAAACAAGGCGCACATGATTGAGCGCACCGCCGAATTGGTGAACGAAAAGAAAATCGAAGGTATATCTACTATTCGCGATGAATCTAACCGCGAGGGTATCCGCGTAGTGTATGAGGTTAAACGCGATGCCAATGCAGCTATCGTTCTTAATAACTTATACAAATACACCTCCCTGCAAACTTCTTTTAGTGTAAACAACATTGCGCTGGTAAAAGGCCGCCCGATGCTGCTTAACCTAAAAGACCTCATTCACCATTTTGTGGAGCACAGGCAGGAGGTGGTTGTGAGACGTACCCGTTATGATTTGGCCGAGGCCGAAAAGCGTGCGCACATCCTCGAAGGCTTGCTGATTGCTTTAGATCACCTGGATGAAGTGATTCGTTTGATTCGTGCATCGAGTACGCCTGAAGATGCACGTGATGGCTTAATGACACAGTTTGGCTTGAGCGAAATACAGGCACGTGCCATTTTAGACATGACATTGCGCCGTTTAACCGGACTGGAGCGCGATAAAATTAAAGATGAATACGCCGAGTTGATGAAAACTATCGATTATTTAAAATCGATATTGGCCGATCCGGCATTGCAGATGCAGATCATCAAAGAAGAGCTACTCGAGATTAAAGAAAAATACGGCGACGAGCGTAAAACTGAAATGGTTCACTCGAGTGCCGAAATGATGACAGAGGACTTTATCGAGGATGAAGAAGTGGTCATTACTATCTCGCACGAGGGTTACATCAAACGTACACCTTTGACTGAATATCGTAGACAGGGCAGAGGTGGTAAAGGTGCGTTGGGAAGTAACAGCCGCGACGAAGACTTTATTGAACACTTGTTGGTGGCTTCTAACCACAATTATATGCTGTTCTTTACCGAGGCCGGTCGTTGTTTTTGGCTTCGGGTGTTTGAAATACCCGAGGGTACCCGTACATCGAAAGGTCGTGCGATACAAAACATCATTAATATTCCGAAAGAAGAAAAGATCAGGGCGTACATTAAGGTGAAGAATCTGAAAGATCAGGAGTATCTGGAAAATAACTTCATCATCATGTGTACCAGTAAAGGTACGATCAAGAAAACCTCGCTTGAGGCTTATTCTCGTCCGCGCGCTAATGGTATCAACGCCATAAATATTAATGACGGTGATACTTTGTTAGAGGCTACATTAACCACAGGTACCAGCGAGATTGTAATGGCATTAAAATCTGGCCGGGCTATTCGTTTTAACGAAGCTACAGTTAGACCGATGGGCCGTACCGCAACTGGTGTTCGCGGTATTACACTCGAAGACGATAATGATGCCGTAGTGGGCATGATTGCAATTAACGATGCAGAAACTACCGTTTTGGTGGTATCTGAAAAAGGATACGGAAAACGTACGGACATTGAAGACTACCGGGTAACTAACCGTGGCGGTAAAGGTGTAAAAACCATTAGCGTAACTGAAAAAACCGGCAAACTTGTTGCGATAAAAGACGTTACTGATACGGACGATTTAATGATTATCAACCGTTCGGGTATCATCATTCGTATTGCGATGAACCAATTACGTGTGATGGGACGTGCAACGCAAGGAGTGAGGCTGATATCATTTAAAGGGAATGATGAAATTGCTTCAGTAGCCAAGATTGAGCATAGCGAGGAGGAAGAACTGGAACAAGCAATTGAAAGCAGTTTGGAAACCAACGGAAGTGACGTAGGCGAAGAAGACACAGACAGCCCGGCCAACAATGCACCGGACGATGCCGAAAATGAATAA
- the hemF gene encoding oxygen-dependent coproporphyrinogen oxidase → MISKEQIAEEYKQIQDEICSALEQLDGQSSFVEEIWNREGGGGGRTRVIQNGNILEKGGVNFSAVHGKLPDSVKRGLKVEQDDFFAAGVSIVMHPNHPMVPIIHMNIRYFEMPSAIKDGKPLRWFGGGIDLTPHYVFEDDARFFHGSLKSVCDQYHPDFHHRFKTWADDYFFIKHRNETRGIGGIFYDRLTASDDISWEDIFEFSKSVGRTFAPVYTELVNRSRHKPYNEQQQQWQYQRRSRYAEFNLVYDAGTKFGLETNGRIESILMSLPPTAQWLYNYQPEPGSDEQKTLDLLKKGISWA, encoded by the coding sequence ATGATCAGTAAAGAACAAATAGCGGAAGAGTATAAACAAATACAAGACGAGATTTGCTCGGCGCTTGAGCAACTGGACGGGCAATCATCGTTTGTGGAAGAAATCTGGAACCGCGAAGGAGGTGGTGGCGGTCGTACGCGCGTAATCCAAAACGGCAATATTTTAGAAAAGGGCGGTGTAAACTTTTCGGCTGTGCATGGTAAATTACCCGACTCTGTTAAACGCGGACTTAAGGTTGAGCAAGATGACTTTTTTGCCGCAGGCGTATCTATCGTAATGCACCCAAACCATCCCATGGTGCCCATCATCCACATGAATATACGTTATTTCGAGATGCCTTCGGCTATCAAGGATGGTAAGCCTCTGCGTTGGTTTGGCGGCGGGATTGATTTAACACCTCATTATGTGTTTGAAGATGATGCCCGCTTTTTTCACGGCAGTTTAAAATCTGTTTGTGATCAATATCACCCCGACTTTCATCATCGTTTTAAAACATGGGCTGATGATTACTTTTTTATCAAGCATCGCAACGAGACACGCGGCATAGGCGGTATTTTTTATGATCGCTTAACAGCCAGCGATGACATCAGTTGGGAGGATATTTTTGAGTTTTCTAAATCTGTTGGCCGTACTTTTGCACCCGTTTACACCGAACTGGTTAACCGCAGCCGGCACAAACCGTATAACGAACAGCAACAACAATGGCAATATCAGCGCCGTAGCCGTTATGCCGAGTTTAATTTAGTTTACGATGCCGGCACTAAATTTGGGCTGGAAACCAATGGCCGTATTGAGTCTATCTTAATGAGTTTGCCGCCTACAGCCCAATGGCTTTACAACTACCAGCCAGAGCCAGGCAGCGACGAACAAAAAACATTAGATTTACTGAAAAAAGGAATCAGCTGGGCTTAG